Proteins encoded by one window of Cuniculiplasma divulgatum:
- a CDS encoding XTP/dITP diphosphatase, whose amino-acid sequence MKLKFLTSNMHKYNEISAFLGQLGIECQWVKMKYEEIQGESTEEISRDSAVKLSRQMDDKFFLEDTGLYINSLKGFPGPYSSYISKTIGNEGILDLLKNKERSAYFLTVISYFDGANVLTFQGKLNGKIAEEEKGKTGFGFDPVFVPENCEKTLAEMSIEEKNQHSHRINALRSFISYLGIED is encoded by the coding sequence ATGAAGTTAAAATTTCTCACAAGTAACATGCATAAATACAATGAAATATCGGCATTTCTTGGACAACTTGGAATCGAATGCCAGTGGGTAAAGATGAAATACGAGGAAATTCAGGGAGAATCAACAGAGGAAATATCAAGGGACAGTGCAGTGAAATTGTCCAGACAGATGGATGATAAATTCTTTCTGGAAGACACAGGATTGTATATAAATTCACTTAAGGGGTTTCCAGGGCCATATTCATCGTATATTTCAAAGACAATAGGAAACGAAGGAATTCTGGATCTCCTGAAAAATAAAGAAAGATCAGCCTATTTCCTGACAGTTATTTCTTATTTCGATGGAGCGAATGTTCTGACATTTCAGGGAAAATTGAATGGGAAAATTGCAGAGGAAGAAAAGGGCAAAACAGGATTTGGATTCGATCCAGTATTTGTACCGGAAAACTGCGAAAAAACACTGGCAGAAATGAGCATTGAGGAAAAGAATCAGCATTCTCACAGGATCAATGCCTTAAGGAGTTTTATCAGTTATCTAGGAATAGAGGACTAA
- a CDS encoding aldo/keto reductase — protein MEMKKFGNTGMLVSDLCLGTMTFGWQANEVQSHEILDHFTENGGNFIDTANVYSHGKSETIIGEWLKRQDRESLVIATKARFRMSDHANGVGLSRKHLIHSVKESLERLNTDYIDLLQLHTWDALTPLEETFRTLNGMVEDGYVRYIGISNFRAWQFEKALQLCRSKGWNEPVSLQPHYNIFVRATEFELLPMAREENIAVMPWSPLAGGFLTGKYKGGIEGASKGTRIGDSNNAEFYKQFETRRAKNIISTLEKVAEKNHKSMAQVSINWLLRNPAVTSPIIGARNLEQLKDNLGGTGWELSKADIARINNASELEVTYPYDQRAEDQQKAGRISD, from the coding sequence ATGGAAATGAAGAAATTTGGAAATACAGGTATGCTCGTTAGTGATCTCTGCCTTGGAACTATGACCTTTGGATGGCAGGCAAATGAGGTTCAAAGCCATGAGATATTAGACCATTTCACGGAAAATGGAGGCAACTTTATTGATACTGCAAATGTATATTCACACGGTAAATCTGAAACAATTATAGGTGAATGGCTAAAAAGACAGGATAGGGAATCCCTGGTCATCGCAACGAAAGCTAGATTCAGGATGAGTGATCATGCAAACGGTGTCGGATTATCGAGAAAACATCTGATCCATTCAGTAAAGGAAAGTTTGGAGAGATTGAATACTGATTATATAGATCTTTTACAGTTGCACACATGGGATGCTCTGACTCCACTGGAAGAAACGTTTCGAACACTCAATGGAATGGTTGAAGATGGCTATGTAAGATATATTGGAATAAGTAACTTCAGGGCATGGCAGTTTGAAAAAGCACTCCAGTTATGCAGATCAAAGGGATGGAATGAACCGGTAAGTCTTCAGCCCCATTACAATATTTTCGTAAGAGCCACTGAATTTGAGTTGTTACCCATGGCCAGAGAAGAAAATATTGCCGTTATGCCATGGAGTCCACTTGCAGGAGGGTTCCTGACTGGAAAATACAAAGGTGGAATAGAAGGTGCATCTAAAGGAACCAGAATAGGAGACTCAAACAATGCCGAATTTTACAAACAGTTCGAAACAAGAAGGGCAAAGAACATAATCAGCACACTTGAAAAAGTAGCCGAGAAGAATCATAAAAGCATGGCACAGGTATCTATTAACTGGCTTCTGAGAAATCCAGCTGTTACTTCACCCATAATAGGGGCGAGAAACCTTGAACAGCTGAAGGATAATCTTGGTGGAACCGGATGGGAACTGTCAAAAGCTGATATAGCAAGGATAAACAATGCAAGTGAATTGGAGGTAACCTACCCCTATGATCAGCGTGCAGAAGATCAGCAGAAAGCAGGGAGAATTTCTGATTGA
- a CDS encoding DUF3198 domain-containing protein produces the protein MASKLREFSLYFYLVIAVVGLIFLLFSTNYIFFHNGAVNTYSFGMNTIGNWNDWVFIISLFVSGAFLYYVYKWIDDDRFFMKNINSDSKSHFMKNMKKLEKIAREHGSLYQQMLQNKKSFWKIKA, from the coding sequence ATGGCATCAAAATTAAGAGAATTCTCACTATATTTCTATCTTGTAATTGCAGTGGTTGGATTAATATTCCTGCTATTTTCGACAAATTACATTTTCTTCCACAACGGAGCAGTAAACACATACTCATTTGGGATGAACACCATAGGAAACTGGAACGACTGGGTATTTATCATTTCTTTATTCGTAAGCGGGGCTTTCCTGTACTATGTGTATAAGTGGATTGATGATGACAGATTCTTCATGAAAAATATCAACTCAGATAGTAAATCTCACTTTATGAAAAACATGAAAAAACTGGAAAAAATTGCAAGGGAGCATGGTAGCCTCTACCAGCAGATGCTACAAAATAAGAAGAGTTTCTGGAAAATCAAAGCGTGA
- a CDS encoding bifunctional N(6)-L-threonylcarbamoyladenine synthase/serine/threonine protein kinase — protein sequence MLTLGLEGTAHTTSASILDEKQIYSMVSRTYKPEKGGINPREAANFHFENVVDVIHTAIKESGFSENDIEMVGFSKGPGLPPSLKITAVAARAMALKLHIPIVGVNHPLGHIEIGRRETGANDPVMLYVSGGNTQIIAHKNGRYRVFGETLDIGIGNMLDKIARDMGFPFPGGPEIERMALNGSRLLDLPYSVNGMDCSFSGIYTAAKNLLKKGESENDVSFSIQEISFSMLVETLERALYTSGKNEILLAGGVARNSRLKEMISRMADDLEIRVFETPEKYCMDNGAMIGQAAILTYNNFGSQKIEDTAIDQMYRIDEVNTPWVSEMNIIYSNRGAESVITEGKFHDYDSIVKERIRKSYRNVELDLKLRNKRMKNEIVMLHRMMEAGINVPAVFSINEDRVSFEMEKIHGTQASNIEKMDKKLLEEIAESVSKLHERDIIHGDLTLNNMIIHDNTLYILDPSMGKISKTVTDKAYDIRLLKESMISIYGSEPYDRFEEIYRKMSETSNEVINVLHDIEKRRRYA from the coding sequence ATGCTAACTCTGGGACTTGAGGGCACAGCTCATACTACAAGCGCATCCATACTGGATGAGAAACAAATATACTCCATGGTATCCAGAACATATAAACCGGAAAAGGGTGGAATAAATCCCCGAGAAGCTGCAAATTTTCATTTTGAAAATGTTGTTGATGTAATTCATACTGCAATCAAGGAATCTGGATTCTCGGAAAATGACATAGAAATGGTGGGATTTTCAAAAGGTCCAGGTCTCCCTCCATCGCTGAAAATAACAGCAGTTGCTGCCAGGGCTATGGCGTTAAAGCTCCATATACCAATTGTAGGGGTAAATCACCCTCTTGGGCACATAGAAATCGGAAGGAGGGAAACTGGTGCAAATGACCCAGTAATGCTATACGTTTCAGGGGGTAATACACAGATAATAGCACACAAGAACGGTAGATACAGGGTATTTGGTGAAACACTTGACATCGGAATTGGAAATATGCTGGACAAAATAGCCAGAGATATGGGATTTCCATTTCCGGGTGGACCCGAAATTGAAAGAATGGCACTCAATGGATCAAGACTACTTGATCTTCCATATTCAGTCAATGGAATGGACTGCTCATTTTCTGGCATATACACGGCGGCAAAAAATTTACTAAAAAAGGGGGAGAGCGAAAATGATGTCTCATTCAGCATTCAGGAAATATCGTTCTCCATGCTTGTAGAAACTCTTGAGAGAGCGTTATACACATCGGGAAAAAATGAAATACTCCTGGCAGGTGGGGTTGCAAGAAACAGCAGATTGAAGGAAATGATTTCAAGAATGGCAGACGATCTTGAGATCAGGGTTTTTGAAACACCGGAAAAATACTGTATGGATAATGGTGCGATGATAGGACAGGCTGCAATTCTCACATATAACAATTTTGGGTCACAGAAGATTGAAGATACTGCAATTGACCAGATGTATAGAATTGATGAAGTTAACACTCCATGGGTTTCGGAGATGAATATTATATATAGCAACAGGGGGGCAGAATCTGTTATAACTGAGGGAAAATTCCACGACTATGATTCAATAGTAAAGGAAAGAATAAGAAAGTCTTACAGGAATGTAGAACTGGATCTAAAACTGAGAAATAAAAGAATGAAAAATGAAATAGTAATGCTCCACAGAATGATGGAAGCAGGCATAAATGTACCTGCTGTATTTTCAATTAATGAAGACAGAGTAAGTTTTGAGATGGAAAAAATACATGGAACTCAGGCGTCAAACATTGAAAAAATGGATAAGAAACTGTTGGAAGAGATAGCAGAATCTGTTTCAAAGCTCCACGAAAGGGATATAATTCATGGAGATCTGACATTGAACAATATGATCATACATGATAACACACTTTACATTCTTGACCCAAGCATGGGAAAAATATCAAAAACGGTTACCGATAAGGCATATGATATAAGACTTCTGAAGGAAAGCATGATTTCAATTTACGGAAGCGAGCCATATGATAGATTTGAAGAAATTTACCGCAAAATGAGTGAAACTAGCAACGAGGTAATAAATGTGCTTCATGATATAGAGAAAAGGAGGAGATATGCATGA
- a CDS encoding pirin family protein: protein MNIKSKSIEAEMSGNYTIDGAGVRLLRVFGGPSTFEYTDPFLLLDYFGSSEPSEYEKGFPWHPHRGIETITYQVKGKTDHEDSNGNKGTIYPGDVQDMSAGSGIFHQEMPASLNMKGSNDKNFDRTVLGLQLWVNTPAERKMKTPEYAYYKSSDIPQYKTDNGSIVKVFAGEFGDATGPYRSPYDLSLHYYHIKIKEGDSIELSNLERKRAIMFNFSGNVRINGETEMTERKAFIFSRNGDYIEIKGRERESDIMFIAGNPTDEHIEWYGPVVMNTREQLNEALKDLRNGTFVREKEPVFN, encoded by the coding sequence ATGAATATCAAAAGCAAATCTATTGAAGCTGAAATGAGTGGTAATTACACAATAGATGGTGCAGGTGTCAGGCTTCTGAGAGTTTTTGGCGGGCCTTCTACATTTGAATACACCGACCCATTTCTTCTGCTTGATTATTTCGGCTCATCTGAACCATCGGAGTACGAAAAGGGATTTCCATGGCATCCTCACAGAGGAATTGAGACCATCACATACCAGGTAAAGGGTAAAACGGATCATGAGGATAGCAACGGAAATAAGGGCACCATCTATCCAGGTGATGTACAGGATATGAGTGCTGGTAGTGGTATTTTTCACCAGGAAATGCCAGCATCATTAAATATGAAAGGGAGTAACGATAAAAACTTCGACAGGACAGTTCTGGGGTTGCAGTTATGGGTGAACACCCCAGCAGAAAGAAAGATGAAAACACCAGAATATGCATATTACAAATCATCTGATATACCTCAGTACAAAACGGATAACGGATCGATTGTAAAGGTATTTGCCGGAGAATTTGGAGACGCCACCGGGCCATACAGATCTCCATACGACCTCAGTCTTCATTATTATCATATAAAGATAAAGGAAGGGGACAGCATCGAACTGAGTAACCTCGAAAGAAAGAGGGCCATTATGTTCAACTTTTCCGGTAATGTGAGGATAAATGGAGAAACAGAGATGACAGAAAGAAAAGCTTTCATATTTTCGAGGAACGGAGACTACATAGAAATTAAGGGAAGGGAAAGGGAAAGCGATATAATGTTTATAGCAGGAAATCCCACCGATGAACATATTGAGTGGTATGGCCCTGTGGTCATGAATACAAGGGAACAGTTGAACGAAGCACTTAAAGATCTGAGAAATGGCACATTTGTCAGAGAAAAGGAACCTGTCTTCAACTGA
- a CDS encoding helix-turn-helix domain-containing protein — protein MHSALYYLEMGVGGKCSIANASGYSPDSILIQNARIIKGNLNHVILTVAKRESDQVLEVLKGDFRSYETSTLKGNMFVDSYKIGHGMLKAVMNQDVFMLFPIIARNGIENFRLVSRFRADLENIVDKVGRENVVERQIIDRVSISDIISGNILHSASPSLYGLTDREIETLKVAINSGYYEWPRKNGLEEISLDNGASKVTTLYHIRNAEKKIMETLFRKNAR, from the coding sequence ATGCATAGCGCATTGTATTATTTAGAAATGGGAGTCGGAGGTAAATGCAGCATAGCAAATGCCAGTGGTTATAGTCCAGACTCGATTCTGATCCAGAATGCAAGAATTATAAAGGGAAACCTGAACCACGTTATTTTGACAGTCGCCAAAAGAGAAAGTGATCAGGTATTAGAAGTGTTAAAGGGTGATTTCAGGAGTTATGAAACATCAACATTAAAGGGAAACATGTTTGTTGATTCATATAAGATAGGGCATGGAATGTTAAAGGCAGTGATGAATCAGGATGTTTTTATGCTCTTCCCTATAATTGCAAGAAATGGAATAGAGAATTTCCGTCTGGTATCAAGATTCAGGGCAGATCTTGAGAATATAGTTGATAAAGTTGGAAGAGAAAATGTTGTGGAAAGGCAGATTATCGACAGGGTATCCATATCAGATATAATCTCTGGAAATATTCTGCACAGTGCCTCCCCGTCATTGTATGGTTTGACAGACAGGGAAATTGAAACCCTGAAGGTTGCCATTAATTCGGGCTATTATGAATGGCCCAGAAAAAATGGGCTGGAAGAGATTTCTTTAGACAATGGAGCATCAAAGGTTACCACACTATATCACATAAGAAATGCTGAGAAAAAGATTATGGAAACTTTATTCAGGAAAAATGCAAGGTAG
- a CDS encoding GNAT family N-acetyltransferase, producing the protein MYSEVKRGSVENRQLLIDSLDSVFRPGNVQGSSMALEFPHLFSDDNIENTFYIDDGKIPVSQASVLLSKTCINGAILDVASLGSVSTMKDHRHKGLSTKIINRMIEVYRNSEIDLLLVSGEIELYTKLGCVKTGSDYSAVIEKIGKNEDIEQNGKYFVKLSSPEERIANAVEYHRIHIKEKFRYMRTSKEFSILLNALWFKRNGFRMDLFEIRNENETILAYVVAFKKIGDSKLKIMEYAGSRKAIASCLLDIMAKMECSEIRFRVNEEDFNFIEELSRLNVKLVQENSQGTLKILNSQSIFRKLRPLIIERIGEYFEFREIGNEKWLFISGSLKKEINGYDDLTHFIFDKKEGSLGIPLMFTDDLNYI; encoded by the coding sequence ATGTATAGTGAGGTTAAAAGAGGTTCAGTAGAAAATAGACAATTGCTTATAGATTCTCTTGATTCAGTTTTTCGACCAGGAAATGTTCAGGGCTCATCAATGGCACTTGAATTCCCCCATCTTTTTTCTGATGATAATATAGAAAACACCTTCTATATCGATGATGGCAAAATTCCTGTTAGCCAGGCAAGTGTACTTTTATCAAAAACATGCATAAACGGAGCCATACTTGACGTTGCTTCACTTGGTTCAGTATCCACAATGAAGGATCATAGACACAAGGGTTTATCCACAAAAATCATAAACAGAATGATTGAAGTTTACAGGAATTCTGAAATAGACCTTCTCCTGGTTTCAGGGGAGATTGAACTGTATACTAAGCTCGGTTGTGTGAAAACAGGATCGGATTATTCAGCAGTAATAGAAAAAATTGGAAAAAATGAAGATATAGAACAAAATGGAAAATATTTTGTCAAACTGTCCTCACCGGAGGAAAGAATTGCTAATGCAGTAGAATACCACAGGATTCATATTAAAGAAAAGTTCAGGTACATGAGAACTTCTAAAGAATTCAGTATCTTGTTAAACGCTCTATGGTTTAAGAGAAATGGATTTCGGATGGACCTGTTTGAAATCAGAAATGAGAATGAAACTATATTAGCTTACGTTGTAGCATTCAAGAAAATAGGAGATTCAAAGTTAAAGATAATGGAATATGCAGGTTCTCGAAAGGCCATAGCCAGTTGTCTTCTCGATATAATGGCTAAAATGGAATGTAGTGAAATTAGATTCAGAGTAAACGAGGAGGATTTTAATTTTATTGAGGAGCTCTCCAGATTAAATGTTAAGCTTGTTCAGGAAAACTCACAGGGAACTTTAAAGATTCTGAATTCCCAGTCCATCTTCAGAAAATTAAGACCGCTTATAATAGAAAGAATAGGAGAATATTTTGAATTTAGGGAAATAGGCAATGAAAAGTGGTTATTTATATCTGGTTCATTAAAGAAGGAGATTAATGGATATGATGATTTAACTCACTTCATATTTGATAAGAAGGAGGGTTCTCTGGGTATTCCCCTGATGTTTACCGATGATTTGAATTATATATGA
- the speE gene encoding polyamine aminopropyltransferase, with protein sequence MKLIENWFSERYSDNLQLSFRVSDQLLSVKTDFQRIDVFETYDFGKLLSIDGTVQLTEKDEFVYHDMITRMPFYYADKIPEKALIIGGGDGGAAGELLKLGLKSIINVEIDGQVVEVCRKHFPKLTASFNDPKVKLIVDDGIKYARNTKEKFDIIIVDSTDPVGPAEDLFNEEFYSNVSRILNDGGVVVTQSGSPFYQPRGIELANKGMRKSFPHVASYVAFIPTYPSGFWSFTMAKKSQIKLRTENVEKGEYFNLEIAKSSFALPEFAKKLTL encoded by the coding sequence ATGAAATTAATCGAGAATTGGTTTTCGGAAAGGTATTCAGATAACCTTCAGCTGTCTTTTAGAGTTAGTGATCAGTTGTTATCAGTAAAAACTGATTTCCAGAGAATTGACGTTTTTGAAACCTACGATTTTGGAAAACTACTTTCCATAGACGGAACTGTTCAGCTAACAGAAAAAGATGAATTCGTTTATCATGACATGATAACAAGGATGCCCTTTTACTATGCAGATAAGATACCTGAAAAAGCACTGATAATTGGGGGTGGAGATGGAGGAGCTGCTGGGGAATTATTGAAGCTTGGACTTAAATCCATAATTAATGTTGAGATCGATGGCCAGGTTGTAGAAGTCTGCAGGAAGCATTTTCCAAAATTAACTGCTTCATTCAATGATCCTAAGGTGAAACTTATTGTGGATGATGGAATAAAGTATGCAAGGAACACAAAGGAAAAATTTGATATTATAATTGTAGATTCCACTGATCCTGTAGGTCCAGCAGAAGATCTATTTAATGAAGAGTTTTACTCCAATGTATCCAGAATTCTGAATGATGGTGGAGTGGTAGTTACCCAGTCTGGATCACCATTCTACCAGCCCAGGGGAATTGAACTGGCCAATAAAGGAATGAGAAAATCCTTCCCTCATGTGGCAAGTTATGTGGCATTCATTCCAACCTATCCAAGTGGCTTCTGGAGTTTTACCATGGCAAAGAAAAGCCAGATTAAACTTAGAACAGAAAATGTGGAGAAGGGTGAATATTTCAATCTTGAAATAGCAAAATCAAGTTTTGCACTTCCAGAGTTTGCAAAAAAACTCACGCTTTGA
- a CDS encoding glycosyltransferase, giving the protein MRIEFLLFITITAVSSVLSVTYYLLNSYLSRKRNTPKEKSEGLTPQDATIVITVFNESVEHLKRAIASVRDQVSEIIVVGDGVEQPYLSMCRDEGVTFLSTGIHSGKRKAMALGVSKVKTKVVVFMDGDMIPESDAIGNIMKEYSPRVGGVGGNITFDTMDGKFVSYASQFIERSKEIIQRSMKHFGSVMLIDGGFGSYRMDVVGKYITSPEFYDFKIQGNIPYYGGGDDADLTSYIIGKGYVATKSFEARVTTLPKDSIKSYMKQNIRWSRTGWRTFFKSLRNGSLKKANKFYKFEQIFTYTLPIVFLVVILLKGLIFLEVLHFRGFIPAIFSMIGFHFHGHISNLDILYRLSTTSSAVASMVFAGSVATRTLKNRLKTLAYGSIGAGILFIATIYALFTYNKA; this is encoded by the coding sequence ATGCGAATAGAATTCCTCCTTTTTATTACCATCACGGCGGTTTCATCCGTACTCTCCGTTACATATTACCTTTTAAATTCATATCTTTCAAGAAAAAGGAATACACCTAAAGAAAAATCCGAGGGATTAACACCGCAGGATGCAACTATTGTTATAACTGTGTTCAACGAATCAGTGGAGCATCTGAAAAGGGCCATAGCTTCAGTCAGAGATCAGGTCAGTGAAATAATAGTAGTAGGGGATGGTGTTGAGCAACCATATCTTTCCATGTGCAGGGATGAAGGTGTTACCTTTCTATCCACTGGAATACATTCAGGAAAAAGAAAAGCAATGGCTCTTGGAGTTTCAAAAGTAAAGACGAAAGTGGTAGTGTTCATGGATGGGGATATGATCCCTGAATCTGATGCCATCGGAAATATCATGAAAGAATACTCGCCCAGAGTAGGAGGTGTTGGCGGTAATATAACATTTGACACCATGGATGGTAAGTTTGTATCCTATGCCTCTCAATTCATAGAGAGATCAAAGGAAATCATCCAGAGATCAATGAAGCATTTCGGAAGTGTAATGCTGATAGATGGTGGCTTCGGATCTTACAGGATGGATGTGGTTGGAAAATACATAACATCACCAGAATTTTATGATTTCAAGATTCAGGGAAACATTCCATATTATGGAGGTGGTGACGATGCAGACCTTACCTCATACATAATTGGTAAGGGCTATGTCGCTACAAAATCCTTTGAAGCAAGGGTAACAACCCTCCCCAAGGACAGCATAAAAAGTTATATGAAACAGAACATAAGATGGTCGAGGACTGGATGGAGAACATTCTTCAAGAGTCTAAGAAACGGCTCTCTGAAAAAAGCAAATAAATTCTATAAGTTTGAGCAGATATTCACATACACCCTTCCAATTGTATTTCTTGTAGTTATTCTCCTAAAGGGACTTATCTTTCTTGAAGTGTTACATTTCAGGGGATTCATACCCGCTATATTCAGCATGATTGGATTTCATTTTCATGGTCATATTTCTAATTTAGACATATTATACAGGTTAAGTACCACTTCATCAGCTGTTGCATCCATGGTTTTCGCAGGTTCCGTTGCAACCAGAACCTTAAAGAACAGGCTCAAAACACTTGCTTACGGTTCAATAGGAGCTGGAATACTCTTCATTGCCACAATATACGCTCTTTTTACTTACAATAAGGCCTGA
- a CDS encoding DNA processing protein DprA, which produces MKSVYNPFTFIIQMLGNEGNLKTLSCENILGRELNDVEKKYAPQKLFVKGSIPLPIYKPRISVVGTRKPSEVGINITKNLVRLLVKNGIAIFSGLARGIDTVAHKTAIEENGDTIAVLGTPINRYYPPENKELQELMERRQLVISQFDMGHYTNKRDFLTRNRLMALLSDITIIMEAGEVSGSISQGWETLRLGRKLYICSPTFENESLEWPREMQKYGANELDIGNVELILEETSNYVKASMDDQ; this is translated from the coding sequence ATGAAAAGTGTTTATAACCCTTTTACATTTATAATACAGATGCTAGGAAATGAAGGTAACTTGAAAACACTGAGTTGCGAAAATATTCTTGGAAGGGAATTAAATGATGTGGAAAAAAAGTATGCACCTCAGAAGCTCTTTGTAAAGGGATCAATTCCTTTACCCATATATAAACCTAGGATATCAGTTGTTGGAACCAGGAAGCCCTCTGAAGTTGGAATAAATATTACCAAGAACTTGGTCAGATTGTTAGTTAAAAATGGTATTGCTATATTTAGTGGGTTGGCACGAGGAATAGATACTGTTGCGCACAAAACAGCAATAGAAGAAAATGGTGATACCATTGCGGTGCTGGGTACTCCAATTAATCGTTATTACCCACCTGAAAATAAAGAATTACAAGAACTCATGGAAAGAAGACAGCTGGTTATAAGCCAATTTGACATGGGTCACTATACTAACAAAAGGGACTTTTTAACGAGAAACAGACTAATGGCACTTCTCTCTGATATTACTATAATAATGGAGGCAGGTGAAGTAAGTGGCTCAATTTCTCAGGGATGGGAGACACTAAGATTGGGTAGAAAGCTTTACATATGTTCTCCTACTTTTGAGAATGAAAGCCTTGAATGGCCAAGGGAAATGCAAAAATATGGTGCAAACGAACTTGATATAGGTAATGTTGAACTGATATTAGAAGAAACATCAAATTATGTTAAGGCAAGTATGGATGATCAGTAA
- a CDS encoding aconitase/3-isopropylmalate dehydratase large subunit family protein, with protein sequence MHFLVVRTQKTAAEKIFSEKSGMDAHSGEYVWAVPDLVYMHDVLGPSSIKALREISGGKTRYKGRVIVVNDHIFPPKDIESSNNIKNMNETSESEGWETIPFGEGIEHTLLIENGIIKPGMLVVGTDSHTVTAGAAGAMGVGLGSTDIGSLLAMGKQWFKVPETILLNVYGRKGKYITGKDLILMVLKDIGVNGANYASMEFHLQKDTSFNMDDDLSIANMTVEAGAKTCIVKNSSILESNEFPESDAGSEYTEKQYDISELEPQISMPYSPGNVTDARELEGTEVNQVYIGNCSNGTISDLREAASVLKGRRVKKDVKMIIIPATRKIFKQAISEGLIDIFIDSGATVGPSTCGACAGLHMGVLAENEVCITNINRNFRGRMGHPTSKVYLANSYVSAESAVKGYIHVPGE encoded by the coding sequence ATGCATTTTTTGGTCGTGAGGACTCAAAAAACCGCAGCAGAGAAGATTTTTTCTGAAAAGTCAGGAATGGATGCCCACTCTGGAGAATATGTATGGGCAGTTCCGGATCTGGTTTACATGCATGATGTTCTTGGCCCTTCCTCGATTAAAGCTCTCAGGGAGATATCAGGAGGAAAGACAAGGTATAAGGGAAGGGTAATTGTTGTAAATGATCATATATTTCCTCCAAAGGATATTGAAAGCTCCAATAACATAAAAAATATGAATGAAACTTCAGAAAGTGAAGGATGGGAAACTATTCCATTTGGAGAAGGCATAGAACACACGTTGCTAATTGAAAATGGAATAATAAAACCAGGTATGCTTGTTGTGGGTACAGATTCACATACAGTTACTGCTGGTGCAGCTGGTGCCATGGGAGTAGGTCTTGGTTCTACTGACATTGGATCTCTACTGGCAATGGGAAAACAGTGGTTCAAGGTGCCCGAAACTATACTGCTCAATGTATATGGGAGAAAGGGGAAGTACATTACTGGAAAAGACCTGATTTTAATGGTTCTAAAAGATATAGGAGTGAATGGAGCTAATTATGCTTCCATGGAATTTCATCTTCAGAAAGATACTTCTTTTAACATGGATGATGATCTATCAATTGCAAATATGACCGTTGAAGCAGGAGCTAAAACGTGCATTGTAAAGAATTCAAGTATTTTAGAAAGTAATGAATTTCCAGAGAGCGATGCTGGTTCAGAATATACAGAAAAACAGTATGATATTTCTGAGCTGGAACCTCAGATTTCGATGCCATACTCACCCGGAAATGTAACGGATGCGAGAGAACTGGAGGGAACCGAGGTAAATCAGGTATACATCGGAAATTGCTCTAATGGCACAATAAGTGACCTGAGGGAGGCTGCTTCTGTCCTGAAGGGTAGGCGTGTTAAAAAAGATGTGAAGATGATAATTATCCCGGCAACAAGGAAAATATTCAAGCAGGCAATAAGTGAGGGGTTGATAGATATATTTATTGATTCGGGAGCAACAGTTGGGCCATCAACATGCGGGGCGTGCGCTGGTCTGCATATGGGAGTGCTTGCTGAAAATGAGGTGTGCATAACAAACATAAACAGAAATTTCAGGGGGAGAATGGGTCACCCAACAAGCAAGGTATATCTTGCAAACTCATACGTTTCAGCTGAGAGCGCAGTAAAGGGATATATACATGTGCCAGGTGAATAA